From the Prochlorococcus sp. MIT 1223 genome, the window TCTTTTGTATTTTCTACCCATTGAATGCCATCTCTAATTTTTAAATTAAGTCGAGGATCACTCCAAGCAGTACCTCCAATTTTTGGAAGATATTCTTGACATAAGTTAATCACCTCTTGATCTATCTCTATAAGGTCTAGATGTTTTACTTCAGTATGGCGAAGACATTCTCTTGCGCTTCCTCCATCCCCACCACCGATGATTAAAATTCTTTCTAAGCTTTCTGCTCCACACATTGCTGGATGAACTAAACATTCGTGATAGTCCTTTTCTTGCTTTTCTGTTGTCATCCAACAATCATCTAGTAACAGACCGTTGCCATATCGCTCAGTTTCTACGATCGTAATTTTCTGGACAGCGCTTTTTTTGACGATTAATATTTTCCCCAAAAGGCCATATCGTTGATTAGTTTGGAACTCATCGATCCACGAAGCTTCTTCTTTTCTCTGGTTTTTCATCTTTTTAGATATATTTAGTCAAGAGATGTTTGTTCTCTAGTACTATCCTTAGCCTTTTCCCACATCTCTTCTAATTCTTGAGTTGATTTATTGGCTAGGTTACTACCAAAAGATTTCTCCATAAAGCTGAACCTTTCGAGGAATCTTCTGTTAGCACTGCTTAGACTTTCTTCGGGATTGATTTTATACCATCTTGCGATATTAATTAGTGTAAATAGCACATCTCCAAATTCTTCTTTTATCCGAGTTTTGTTGTTCTCTTTTATCTCCTCTTTAAACTCATACATCTCCT encodes:
- the speE gene encoding polyamine aminopropyltransferase → MKNQRKEEASWIDEFQTNQRYGLLGKILIVKKSAVQKITIVETERYGNGLLLDDCWMTTEKQEKDYHECLVHPAMCGAESLERILIIGGGDGGSARECLRHTEVKHLDLIEIDQEVINLCQEYLPKIGGTAWSDPRLNLKIRDGIQWVENTKDNSYDVIIVDGSDPKGPAQSLFNRSFFENCKRILKKGGVFAAQTESPEAFYDAHMDTVKMIKTIFEYADPMYGSVPIYPSGWWSWTFAAKDQARYLHPSTTRASLISMDCKIWSPRWQQGAFNAIPAYVERALKQ